A single region of the Saprospiraceae bacterium genome encodes:
- a CDS encoding MBL fold metallo-hydrolase encodes MSNVVKMTFNPFQENTYLVYDETGECIIFDPGCSDLSEEQALVRQISALNLKPVRLINTHCHLDHVYGNQFVSECYQLDLEIHRGELPVLKAVPQIIQMYGLPPAKPSPEPARFIEAGETIAFGNTELKALFTPGHSPASLSFFCEADRYIIAGDVLFYGSIGRTDLPGGDFNTLIHSIVENYYPLGDDVVVHPGHGSDTSVGYERRTNPFLNG; translated from the coding sequence ATGTCCAATGTTGTTAAAATGACGTTTAATCCATTCCAAGAGAATACCTATCTTGTATACGATGAAACGGGCGAATGTATCATTTTTGATCCGGGGTGTAGCGATTTAAGCGAAGAGCAAGCGTTGGTCCGTCAAATTTCGGCTTTGAACCTCAAGCCTGTACGTCTAATCAATACCCACTGCCACCTTGATCATGTTTACGGCAACCAGTTTGTTAGCGAATGTTATCAATTGGATTTGGAAATTCACCGAGGGGAACTCCCCGTTCTCAAGGCCGTTCCTCAAATCATCCAAATGTATGGCCTTCCGCCAGCTAAACCGTCTCCTGAGCCCGCTCGTTTTATTGAAGCGGGTGAAACCATTGCCTTTGGGAATACGGAACTAAAAGCTTTGTTCACACCAGGGCATTCTCCTGCGAGTCTTTCCTTCTTTTGTGAGGCAGATCGTTATATTATCGCCGGAGATGTACTTTTTTATGGTAGTATAGGCCGCACTGACCTCCCCGGCGGTGATTTTAATACCCTGATTCATAGTATCGTAGAAAATTATTACCCATTGGGAGATGATGTGGTGGTGCATCCCGGGCATGGATCAGATACGAGTGTGGGGTATGAACGGAGGACGAATCCGTTTTTGAATGGATAG
- a CDS encoding OmpA family protein, with the protein MNAFFKFSIFLCFGLLLTSCVSKKQYALLQTELETANKDLGKCGESLNDYMNRISACEQEKESLRGDLRSAQSNLQLRQEQIEDLKDQIQDIRTQRDAQLNQVEDLTALSQSANKNIGETLSQLQGKDKYIQMLQAAKTRTDSINLALAVNLKTVLRDGIEDEDVEIKVDKTVVYINLSDKVLYQSGSAQITARASEVLGKIAQIVQSRPELEVMVEGYTDNVPIKNSCTQDNWDLSVKRATAVVRALQNTHNIDPNRLIAAGRGEYNTLASNDTAEGRATNRRTRIIILPKLDQFYDLLNPNMAPK; encoded by the coding sequence ATGAATGCTTTTTTTAAATTTTCCATTTTCCTGTGTTTTGGACTTTTGCTGACTTCCTGTGTAAGCAAAAAACAATATGCTTTGCTACAAACGGAATTAGAAACCGCCAATAAAGATTTGGGTAAGTGTGGTGAAAGCCTGAATGACTATATGAATCGCATTTCTGCTTGTGAGCAGGAAAAAGAAAGCTTGCGTGGTGACCTGAGAAGTGCACAAAGTAACCTTCAATTAAGGCAGGAGCAAATTGAAGACCTAAAAGATCAGATCCAAGATATAAGAACACAACGAGATGCTCAGTTGAATCAAGTTGAAGACCTAACAGCACTATCTCAATCTGCCAACAAAAACATTGGCGAAACACTATCCCAATTACAGGGTAAGGATAAATACATTCAAATGTTGCAGGCAGCAAAAACCAGAACAGATTCTATAAATCTGGCCTTGGCTGTCAATCTGAAAACGGTACTCCGAGATGGTATTGAAGATGAAGATGTAGAGATAAAAGTGGATAAGACAGTCGTATACATCAATCTTTCGGATAAGGTCCTATACCAAAGTGGAAGTGCACAAATCACGGCCAGGGCTAGCGAAGTATTGGGTAAAATTGCGCAGATCGTCCAATCCAGACCAGAACTTGAAGTAATGGTGGAAGGATATACGGATAATGTACCCATTAAAAATAGTTGTACACAAGACAATTGGGATTTAAGTGTCAAAAGAGCTACAGCAGTGGTGAGAGCCTTACAAAATACACATAACATTGATCCGAATCGATTGATTGCGGCGGGGCGTGGTGAGTACAATACCTTAGCCAGTAATGATACTGCTGAAGGTCGTGCGACCAACCGACGTACCAGGATTATCATTCTACCTAAATTGGATCAATTTTACGATCTTTTAAATCCTAATATGGCGCCGAAATAA
- a CDS encoding metal ABC transporter ATP-binding protein, producing MMNDRLNNPTESAISVKGLSVSYERKLVLSNIYLDIEPGYLYGIIGPNGAGKSTLFKALLGLLQPNAGEIWIEGQAIKTQRKKVVYVPQKSDVDWSFPATVLDIVLMGRYPHKKLFKRLDKHDKALALAALEEMGIESLYDRQIGELSGGQQQRVFLARALCQKADIFLLDEPFVGVDMTTEEKIIGLLKKLASEGKTLLVVHHDLSTVREYFDKVILLNQRLIACGDTEDTFTEAHIAQTYGGQLPILHQTGMIG from the coding sequence ATGATGAATGATCGATTAAATAACCCAACAGAAAGTGCCATATCGGTCAAGGGGCTTTCTGTTTCTTATGAGCGAAAACTGGTACTCAGTAATATCTATCTGGATATTGAACCAGGCTATCTTTATGGTATTATTGGGCCCAATGGCGCTGGTAAATCTACACTTTTCAAAGCCTTGCTAGGGTTGCTCCAGCCCAATGCCGGCGAAATCTGGATAGAAGGTCAAGCGATAAAAACACAGCGAAAAAAGGTCGTATATGTCCCTCAAAAAAGTGATGTCGATTGGAGCTTCCCAGCTACTGTTTTGGATATTGTATTGATGGGGCGTTATCCGCACAAAAAGCTATTTAAGCGACTCGACAAGCACGACAAGGCTTTGGCTCTGGCTGCCTTGGAGGAAATGGGCATCGAGTCGCTATATGATCGCCAAATTGGCGAACTTTCCGGCGGGCAGCAACAGCGGGTCTTCTTGGCTCGGGCGCTTTGCCAAAAAGCCGATATTTTTCTATTGGATGAGCCTTTTGTGGGGGTTGATATGACCACCGAAGAAAAAATTATCGGCCTGCTTAAAAAATTGGCAAGTGAAGGCAAAACCTTGCTTGTTGTACACCATGATCTTTCTACTGTAAGGGAATATTTCGATAAGGTTATTTTACTCAATCAGCGGTTAATTGCTTGTGGGGATACTGAAGATACCTTTACGGAAGCGCATATTGCCCAGACCTATGGTGGGCAATTGCCCATATTGCACCAAACGGGAATGATAGGGTAG
- a CDS encoding zinc ABC transporter substrate-binding protein, translated as MKTLRYIFLIIPFFSFAQEKPLVVATASIFADMAEVIAGGLVDVESIVPIGGDPHIYEPTPANAQLVHRADLVLKNGLTFEGWLNELIENSGTKAAVATITEGITPISSEKYQNSSDPHAWMAAKNGLVYIENIKNALISLDPIHKEEFTFNYEIYKQQLEDLDQEIMDQIATIPAPQRILITSHDAFRYYGQHYGVRVEAVLGTSTDAEVQTSDMVRLNKVIKSSGVPALFIETTVNPKLLKQLASDNHIQIGGQLYSDSIGDKDSPAPTYIEMLRYNTNTIVEALSRETMKADKSTKKSNTSNYALIGILIVLLAGGFMLVFRRLNQA; from the coding sequence ATGAAAACACTCAGGTATATTTTTCTCATTATTCCGTTTTTTTCCTTTGCCCAGGAGAAACCACTAGTGGTAGCGACTGCCTCTATTTTTGCTGATATGGCGGAGGTGATTGCTGGCGGGTTGGTGGATGTTGAGTCGATTGTTCCCATTGGTGGCGATCCGCATATTTACGAACCCACACCGGCGAATGCTCAATTGGTCCATCGAGCCGATTTGGTGCTGAAAAATGGGCTTACCTTTGAAGGGTGGCTAAATGAATTGATTGAAAATTCAGGTACAAAAGCAGCTGTGGCCACCATTACAGAAGGGATTACGCCTATTAGTAGTGAAAAATACCAAAACTCATCGGACCCCCATGCTTGGATGGCGGCGAAAAACGGGCTGGTTTATATCGAAAACATTAAAAATGCACTAATCAGCCTTGATCCTATACACAAGGAGGAATTCACCTTTAATTACGAAATTTACAAGCAACAATTGGAGGACCTCGATCAGGAAATAATGGATCAGATCGCTACGATCCCAGCCCCCCAACGCATTCTTATCACCTCTCATGATGCTTTTCGTTATTATGGACAACACTATGGCGTGAGGGTGGAGGCTGTGCTAGGAACCTCCACAGATGCAGAAGTTCAAACTTCGGATATGGTGCGCTTGAACAAGGTCATAAAAAGCTCAGGGGTGCCGGCGCTTTTCATTGAAACAACTGTCAATCCGAAACTCCTGAAGCAATTAGCCAGTGATAACCATATCCAAATTGGGGGGCAACTATACTCCGATTCGATCGGGGATAAGGACAGCCCAGCCCCTACTTACATAGAGATGCTTCGATATAACACGAATACGATTGTAGAAGCCCTCAGTCGTGAAACCATGAAAGCCGATAAGTCTACTAAAAAGAGCAATACAAGCAATTATGCATTAATTGGCATCTTAATTGTTTTGTTGGCCGGTGGATTTATGCTGGTCTTTCGCCGCCTCAACCAAGCCTAA
- a CDS encoding metal-dependent transcriptional regulator, translated as MESISQTEENYLKAIYKIAERDDKPASTNAIASSMNTSAASVTDMIKRLSEKDLVNYERYRGVTMTKEGQQIATHLIRKHRIWEVFLVDKLAFSWDEVHDIAEQLEHIQSLELINRLDEYLDFPRFDPHGDPIPDEDGVFTFRKQVILAEMSEGEAGIIVGVQDHTSHFLKYLDQMALTLGTTIKLMERYPYDDSIKLLVGGQKELVISKKVSQHLFVQKQ; from the coding sequence ATGGAATCTATTTCGCAAACAGAGGAAAACTACCTCAAGGCCATCTATAAAATAGCAGAAAGGGATGACAAACCTGCTAGTACCAATGCTATAGCCAGCTCTATGAACACAAGTGCGGCCTCCGTCACAGATATGATCAAACGTTTATCGGAGAAAGACCTTGTTAATTACGAGCGGTATAGAGGTGTCACGATGACCAAAGAGGGGCAGCAAATTGCCACCCATTTGATTCGTAAACACCGAATTTGGGAAGTTTTTCTGGTAGACAAGTTGGCTTTTTCCTGGGATGAGGTCCATGACATTGCAGAACAATTGGAGCATATCCAGTCGCTAGAACTGATCAACCGCTTAGATGAGTACTTGGATTTTCCTCGTTTTGACCCACATGGCGATCCCATTCCGGATGAAGATGGAGTATTTACCTTCAGAAAACAAGTCATATTGGCTGAAATGTCAGAAGGCGAGGCGGGGATCATTGTAGGGGTTCAGGACCATACTTCTCATTTTTTAAAATACCTGGATCAAATGGCGTTGACTTTGGGTACAACGATCAAACTCATGGAAAGGTATCCGTATGATGATTCGATTAAATTACTGGTAGGTGGACAAAAAGAGCTGGTCATTTCGAAAAAAGTGAGCCAACATTTGTTTGTCCAAAAACAATAG
- a CDS encoding glycosyltransferase family 39 protein, whose product MKNNSPPIYWRLILGLALLKLILHLSTNGNYSYHRDELLYIALGNHLDTGYWSNGPMIGWISWFIQHTIGNSPFAVRLIPSILGGGLVVLAALMAREMGGGKWAQAIAGLSIMVSPLYLRASSMFQPVIFDIFCWTIFTFLLLRFIQTQDKKYILWFGIAFGLGLLNKYSVGFYLLALLPALLFTPYRQLLWKKETGMAALAALLLFAPNIFWQYTYHFPVVNHMQALSASQLVNVNPVNFMLDQLLFNLPALFLLFGGLFFLFSVAGKPYRLIGWLFVWVLILFLVLRGKSYYTAGIYPVLLAAGAVGWEKWGKAIWIRIAIPSLMVLLILPLLPMGLPILPLNKMVSYCHWLKEDLGLDAPMRWENGRVYDLPQDYADMNGWEELAQNVIAAYQSSTDPATTIIYAENYGQAGAIDLFGKRKGLPSCNSFADTYRLWVDGEASPTALIYVNDELGADVAALFEDIQQIGTVQSPYAREKGTMIFLCQKGRANVAYFWQQRVHEIQASWQ is encoded by the coding sequence ATGAAAAACAACTCACCACCTATCTATTGGCGTCTTATTCTTGGATTAGCACTTTTAAAACTCATCTTGCACCTATCAACCAACGGAAACTATAGCTACCACCGGGATGAATTATTATACATAGCCTTAGGAAATCACCTCGATACTGGCTATTGGTCAAATGGGCCGATGATAGGATGGATCAGTTGGTTTATTCAGCACACCATTGGTAATTCGCCTTTTGCGGTAAGGTTGATCCCTTCGATCCTAGGGGGTGGATTAGTTGTCCTGGCCGCCTTGATGGCTAGGGAAATGGGGGGTGGAAAGTGGGCCCAAGCCATTGCCGGTTTGAGTATAATGGTTTCCCCCTTGTATTTGCGTGCGAGCTCAATGTTTCAACCAGTGATTTTCGATATCTTTTGTTGGACTATTTTTACTTTTTTATTGCTTCGTTTTATCCAGACCCAAGACAAAAAGTATATCCTATGGTTTGGAATTGCCTTTGGACTCGGGTTGTTGAATAAGTATTCCGTTGGGTTTTATCTATTGGCATTGCTGCCAGCGTTGCTCTTCACGCCCTACCGCCAATTATTGTGGAAAAAGGAAACAGGTATGGCTGCTTTGGCTGCTTTGCTCCTCTTTGCTCCTAATATTTTTTGGCAATACACTTACCATTTCCCCGTCGTAAATCATATGCAAGCCCTTAGTGCAAGCCAGTTGGTGAATGTCAACCCTGTTAATTTTATGCTGGATCAACTGCTCTTTAATTTACCTGCTTTATTCCTCCTTTTTGGCGGCCTTTTTTTCCTTTTTAGTGTGGCAGGAAAGCCTTACCGACTGATAGGCTGGTTGTTTGTATGGGTTCTAATATTGTTTTTGGTGTTGAGGGGAAAAAGCTATTACACGGCGGGTATATACCCTGTTTTATTGGCAGCGGGAGCGGTGGGTTGGGAAAAATGGGGAAAAGCCATCTGGATTCGGATAGCCATTCCTAGTCTGATGGTGCTTTTGATTCTTCCACTCCTGCCCATGGGCTTACCTATATTACCCCTTAATAAAATGGTGTCCTATTGCCATTGGTTGAAAGAAGATCTTGGATTGGATGCCCCCATGCGTTGGGAGAACGGCCGGGTCTATGACCTGCCGCAGGATTATGCTGATATGAATGGCTGGGAGGAATTGGCCCAAAACGTCATAGCAGCCTATCAATCCTCGACTGACCCAGCGACCACCATCATATATGCTGAAAATTACGGACAAGCTGGAGCGATTGATCTTTTTGGGAAAAGAAAAGGACTTCCCTCCTGCAATAGTTTTGCTGATACCTATCGATTGTGGGTTGATGGAGAAGCAAGTCCTACTGCGCTGATCTACGTCAATGATGAATTAGGAGCGGATGTCGCTGCTCTTTTTGAGGATATCCAGCAGATAGGTACGGTTCAGTCTCCCTATGCACGGGAAAAGGGAACAATGATATTTTTATGCCAAAAAGGAAGGGCAAATGTTGCCTACTTTTGGCAGCAGCGGGTTCACGAAATACAAGCCAGTTGGCAATAG